A portion of the Halobacillus ihumii genome contains these proteins:
- the cyoE gene encoding heme o synthase: protein MRSSVKTDKSIKESSLPIPKQALSKVLAETIKTGIVKSNVIAMFAGLALALYVNGIHPLTKLPEVIFALIGSSLVIGAAGAFNNLYDRDIDAIMDRTKNRPTVTGRMELKSTLTLGISMALIGLITLALASPLAALFGFIGLFIYVVPYTMWSKRKTIYNTEIGSLSGAVPPLIGWAAISSNMLHPGLIGLFLIMVLWQMPHFYAIAIRRHDEYKAANVPMLPVVKGLRRTYIQTNIYLVALIGASFLFASLSIGIMMAALFFSTAWLVLSIVGYRKMSPEKWAKTMFIFSLNHLTILFVTIILYSFVGSFFK, encoded by the coding sequence ATGAGAAGTAGTGTAAAGACGGACAAAAGCATTAAAGAGTCTTCTCTTCCTATACCAAAGCAGGCTTTGTCAAAAGTCCTAGCTGAAACGATAAAAACAGGAATCGTCAAATCAAATGTAATTGCCATGTTTGCAGGTCTTGCACTGGCTCTATATGTGAACGGGATTCACCCGCTTACGAAACTTCCAGAGGTTATTTTTGCCTTGATCGGTTCTTCTCTCGTCATTGGAGCAGCGGGAGCCTTTAATAATTTGTATGACCGAGATATTGATGCCATCATGGACCGTACTAAGAACCGCCCAACTGTAACAGGGAGGATGGAGTTGAAATCCACTCTCACGCTTGGTATATCTATGGCATTAATAGGTCTGATCACTCTAGCACTGGCTTCACCGCTTGCTGCATTGTTTGGTTTTATTGGGTTATTTATTTATGTTGTTCCCTACACCATGTGGTCAAAACGAAAAACGATTTACAATACAGAAATCGGCAGCTTGTCAGGGGCCGTACCCCCGCTGATTGGGTGGGCAGCGATTTCTTCCAATATGCTTCACCCGGGATTAATTGGATTATTTCTCATTATGGTTCTCTGGCAAATGCCGCACTTTTATGCGATTGCTATTCGTCGACACGATGAATATAAAGCGGCTAATGTACCTATGCTCCCTGTTGTAAAAGGGCTAAGACGCACGTATATTCAGACGAACATCTATTTAGTTGCCTTGATCGGAGCCAGCTTCTTATTCGCCTCACTTTCAATTGGGATTATGATGGCTGCTTTATTCTTCAGCACAGCCTGGCTCGTATTAAGTATTGTCGGCTATAGAAAAATGAGTCCAGAAAAGTGGGCTAAAACGATGTTTATTTTTTCACTTAACCACCTGACTATTTTATTCGTCACCATTATCCTATACTCCTTTGTTGGTTCCTTTTTCAAATAG
- a CDS encoding chemotaxis protein, with translation MTQKLAVAILHGAGTPEKNFAEDMIGKIYKGFAKEVKVQHPEQELEIVPVYWSSIFEEEEERLWRKLQQSADLDYVRLRRFAVEFLADAVAYQPSSVADNNYDKVHAVLARALNRLKEKAGPTAPLCIISHSLGSVVASNYFYDLQLKHENIGIHTGRHTGQSPLEKGETLALFYTMGSPMALWSLRFIDFGLPIRVPSPMVKKYYQHLQGEWLNFYDKDDVLAYPLKGLNDHYHSAVTKDVQVNAGGLLTGWNPFSHSRYDTDRSVIAPMVEGLARTWMEVNKS, from the coding sequence ATGACACAGAAGCTTGCTGTTGCTATTTTACATGGTGCTGGCACTCCAGAGAAAAATTTTGCAGAAGACATGATCGGAAAAATTTATAAAGGGTTCGCGAAAGAAGTGAAAGTCCAACACCCTGAACAAGAATTAGAAATTGTACCTGTGTATTGGTCCTCCATATTTGAAGAGGAGGAAGAAAGACTTTGGAGAAAATTACAGCAAAGTGCGGACTTGGACTATGTTAGACTGCGTCGGTTTGCCGTTGAATTTCTGGCAGATGCTGTGGCTTATCAACCATCGTCTGTAGCGGATAATAATTATGATAAAGTACACGCTGTGCTGGCCCGGGCATTGAACCGTTTGAAGGAGAAAGCGGGTCCCACTGCTCCGTTATGTATCATAAGCCATAGTCTCGGGTCAGTAGTAGCAAGCAATTATTTTTATGACCTTCAGCTTAAACATGAGAATATAGGTATCCATACGGGAAGACACACTGGACAGTCACCTCTGGAGAAGGGGGAAACATTGGCGTTATTTTATACGATGGGCAGTCCTATGGCCTTATGGTCCCTACGGTTTATTGATTTCGGCCTTCCTATAAGAGTTCCCTCTCCCATGGTCAAGAAATATTATCAGCATCTTCAGGGTGAGTGGCTTAATTTCTATGACAAAGATGATGTTCTGGCCTATCCTTTAAAAGGTTTAAATGACCATTACCATAGCGCTGTGACGAAGGATGTGCAAGTTAATGCAGGCGGACTTTTAACAGGGTGGAATCCTTTTTCCCACAGCAGATATGATACTGATCGAAGCGTAATTGCTCCAATGGTAGAGGGATTAGCCAGAACCTGGATGGAGGTGAATAAGAGTTAG
- a CDS encoding protein-glutamine gamma-glutamyltransferase, with translation MILLSGKPLQQSDMWPSTSMEDIILEEMQGDHIIYSFSSFDQLVFALQLRKQIILSAEAMNQSEMEFAVFATSRCNPEYWRLTELGGFQLRRGVKPSAAIQDFYKNSSLYAFECAGAMLIIYYHAVLNTIGEDAFNYLFPDLYIYSWHSDSDLGIHSIYTHDFLPGDVVYFKNPDFDPNASQWRGENAVVMGDGTYFGHGLGRRTAEEMIEALNKNRKQGSNQSAYLMSAAKRLSFKHLAEFSVPQRNHPKQKYKYPIVPHNRTSIQFEDYLIFLYSMYRTS, from the coding sequence ATGATTTTACTATCGGGAAAGCCACTTCAACAAAGTGACATGTGGCCCTCCACTAGTATGGAAGATATCATCCTTGAGGAGATGCAAGGGGATCATATCATTTATTCCTTTTCGTCGTTTGATCAGTTAGTGTTTGCGCTTCAGTTACGAAAGCAGATCATTTTAAGTGCTGAAGCAATGAATCAAAGTGAGATGGAGTTCGCAGTGTTTGCAACTTCCCGCTGTAATCCAGAGTACTGGCGTTTGACAGAATTAGGCGGATTTCAGTTGCGCAGGGGTGTAAAGCCTTCTGCGGCTATTCAGGATTTTTACAAGAATAGTTCGCTGTATGCCTTTGAATGTGCAGGGGCCATGCTAATTATTTATTACCATGCTGTTCTTAATACCATTGGTGAAGATGCATTTAATTATTTATTTCCTGACCTCTACATTTACAGTTGGCACTCTGATTCTGATCTCGGAATTCATTCTATTTATACGCATGACTTTCTACCAGGTGATGTCGTCTACTTTAAAAATCCGGATTTTGACCCTAATGCTTCTCAATGGAGAGGGGAAAATGCAGTAGTCATGGGGGATGGAACATATTTCGGTCATGGTTTGGGAAGACGTACAGCTGAAGAAATGATAGAAGCGTTAAATAAAAATAGAAAACAGGGCTCAAATCAATCAGCTTATCTAATGAGTGCAGCTAAAAGACTTTCATTTAAACATTTGGCGGAATTCTCTGTACCGCAAAGAAATCATCCGAAGCAAAAGTATAAATATCCTATCGTCCCTCACAATAGAACTTCAATTCAGTTTGAGGACTATCTTATCTTCCTTTATTCCATGTATAGAACGTCATAA
- a CDS encoding fumarylacetoacetate hydrolase family protein, whose translation MNQIGTIYCVGRNYVRHAEELNNDVPESPLLFTKPSHSYTRANGADIYLPGDRGDVHYEAELVLQIGKPYKKGIIVDEIVDQMAIGIDFTLRDIQSDLKKKGHPWLLAKGFPNSAVLSRFITFPGVEECRKRSFSLTINGKQVQKGNIQDLIFDFQTLLDYCASHVGLQQGDLIFTGTPEGVGAVSNNDHFCLQWGEDNLGECTIKF comes from the coding sequence ATGAACCAAATTGGTACGATCTATTGTGTCGGACGGAATTATGTACGTCATGCGGAAGAATTGAATAATGATGTTCCAGAATCTCCGCTGCTGTTTACAAAACCAAGCCATTCCTACACCCGTGCAAATGGAGCTGATATTTATCTGCCAGGAGACCGTGGGGACGTCCATTATGAGGCTGAATTAGTCCTCCAAATAGGAAAACCTTATAAAAAAGGAATCATCGTTGATGAGATTGTGGATCAAATGGCTATCGGAATTGACTTTACCTTACGAGATATTCAAAGTGATTTGAAGAAAAAAGGCCACCCATGGTTATTGGCTAAAGGGTTTCCCAACTCAGCGGTCTTGAGTCGCTTTATAACCTTTCCAGGTGTAGAAGAATGCAGGAAAAGGAGCTTTAGCCTTACAATCAATGGAAAACAAGTACAAAAAGGGAATATCCAGGACTTAATTTTTGACTTCCAAACATTACTTGATTATTGTGCCTCTCATGTGGGCCTTCAGCAAGGTGATCTGATTTTCACGGGTACTCCAGAAGGGGTGGGGGCCGTCTCAAACAACGATCATTTCTGCCTGCAATGGGGAGAGGACAACTTAGGAGAGTGCACCATTAAATTTTGA
- a CDS encoding (Fe-S)-binding protein, giving the protein MNDVQELQEKINYDKTFDCVQCGYCLPACPTYETMERETHSPRGRINLVKLVAEGKASVEDLQEPIEKCLGCMACTTVCPTNVQYGQILEGAKEVIEDHQVKSTWQRKTEDFLFGSFFPSGKWMGRLGNFTWFYQKSGLQYLVNSLSLTQAAPFHLGQFEQVLPAQPAPKQRARRAKRYIRHRPAAGKVAFFTGCVMDSVFFETNENTIELLLRSGLEVVLPDHQTCCGALHAHSGKVEDSRELAKRNIQAFEEENVDYIVNNAGGCGARLIEYHHLFEEGSSWHERAKRFISKIKDISEVLAGVEGLEFTRPIHRTVTYQPSCHMTNVQGVQSPPLELVKKIPGVTLKELDRPDFCCGSAGIYNIIHYDESLEVLDVKMKDVCGVHPDSIITTNPGCLLQMKLGIEREGANHEMDALHLVDLLLEAEPRVKRA; this is encoded by the coding sequence ATGAATGACGTTCAGGAACTTCAGGAAAAAATTAATTATGATAAAACATTTGATTGCGTTCAGTGTGGATATTGTCTTCCGGCCTGTCCAACTTATGAAACAATGGAGAGAGAAACTCATTCGCCACGTGGGCGCATTAACCTCGTGAAACTTGTCGCAGAGGGCAAGGCTTCTGTAGAAGATTTACAAGAGCCGATTGAGAAATGTCTCGGGTGCATGGCTTGTACAACGGTTTGTCCTACTAATGTTCAATATGGACAAATCCTAGAAGGGGCAAAGGAAGTGATTGAGGACCATCAAGTAAAATCTACGTGGCAGAGGAAAACAGAAGATTTCCTGTTTGGCTCCTTTTTTCCGTCCGGCAAATGGATGGGGAGGTTAGGAAACTTCACGTGGTTTTATCAAAAATCCGGCCTGCAGTATCTGGTGAATTCTTTATCTCTGACGCAAGCAGCTCCTTTTCACCTGGGTCAGTTTGAACAGGTTCTGCCTGCCCAACCTGCACCCAAGCAACGTGCCAGACGTGCGAAGCGGTACATACGCCATAGACCAGCAGCGGGGAAGGTCGCCTTTTTTACGGGGTGTGTAATGGATAGTGTGTTTTTTGAAACCAATGAGAACACGATTGAACTGCTGTTACGAAGTGGTTTAGAAGTTGTTCTTCCAGATCACCAAACTTGCTGCGGAGCTCTGCACGCCCACTCAGGAAAGGTGGAAGACTCGCGGGAGTTAGCTAAACGCAATATTCAAGCATTTGAAGAGGAAAATGTTGATTATATAGTGAACAATGCTGGAGGCTGTGGAGCCAGGTTGATAGAATATCATCATTTATTTGAAGAAGGCAGCTCGTGGCATGAAAGAGCTAAACGGTTTATCTCCAAAATAAAGGATATTTCAGAAGTTCTGGCAGGTGTTGAGGGGTTGGAATTTACCCGGCCGATTCATCGAACGGTTACTTATCAGCCATCTTGTCACATGACCAATGTGCAAGGGGTTCAAAGTCCGCCCCTGGAATTAGTGAAAAAGATACCAGGAGTTACCTTAAAGGAACTGGATCGTCCCGATTTCTGCTGTGGATCAGCTGGTATTTATAACATCATTCATTACGATGAATCGTTGGAGGTATTAGATGTGAAAATGAAAGATGTATGTGGTGTCCACCCGGACTCGATTATCACTACAAATCCGGGGTGTCTTTTGCAAATGAAACTAGGAATTGAACGAGAGGGGGCGAATCATGAGATGGACGCTCTCCATCTTGTAGATTTGTTATTAGAAGCAGAGCCAAGAGTGAAACGTGCCTAA
- a CDS encoding bile acid:sodium symporter family protein has product MLETINIYLQKFMPFITPISVVVGVVFDEWLSVFVFLVPWIFAFMTFSGSLGSNFSDLKNVLRHPLSLIACLIVLHLIMPLIALGVGTLVFPGDTYTTMGLILSFVIPTGITSLIWVSIYKGNVVLTLSIILVDTLLAPFIIPLMMQWLAGSAVEIEGREMMTGLLWMIVVPSLIGMLVNQFANKGVTRSLESTLAPFTKIGIGAVVAINSSAVAPYLKDIDGKLLLIALIVFMLAICAYTIGYVSGKLMKTDQSTVISLTFNSGMRNISGGAVIAITFFPPAVAVPVIVGMLFQQVLAACTGNILGKFSLDPRKEEVNVPS; this is encoded by the coding sequence ATGTTAGAAACCATCAATATCTATTTACAAAAATTTATGCCATTTATTACACCGATCTCAGTCGTTGTTGGGGTCGTCTTTGATGAATGGCTTAGCGTGTTTGTGTTTCTAGTTCCATGGATATTTGCATTCATGACTTTTTCAGGAAGCTTGGGCTCCAATTTCAGCGATCTAAAGAATGTGCTTCGTCATCCCTTGTCCCTGATTGCCTGCTTAATTGTCTTACATTTGATTATGCCGCTCATTGCGCTCGGAGTAGGAACACTGGTCTTTCCGGGCGATACGTATACCACGATGGGCCTCATTCTATCTTTTGTTATTCCGACTGGGATTACGAGTTTAATATGGGTGTCTATCTATAAAGGGAATGTCGTATTAACCCTTTCGATTATTTTGGTAGATACATTGCTTGCTCCATTTATTATTCCATTGATGATGCAATGGTTGGCAGGAAGTGCGGTGGAAATAGAGGGCAGAGAAATGATGACGGGGCTTTTATGGATGATTGTCGTCCCATCTTTGATTGGAATGCTTGTGAATCAATTTGCGAACAAGGGTGTTACGCGTTCACTTGAGTCAACTTTAGCTCCTTTTACAAAAATAGGAATAGGGGCCGTTGTGGCTATCAATAGCTCAGCTGTCGCCCCATATTTAAAAGACATTGATGGAAAATTACTGTTAATCGCTTTAATCGTGTTCATGCTGGCCATCTGTGCTTATACGATTGGCTATGTTTCAGGGAAGCTTATGAAGACAGACCAAAGTACCGTAATATCTCTCACATTCAATAGTGGTATGAGAAATATAAGCGGGGGTGCAGTGATCGCCATTACCTTCTTCCCGCCAGCTGTAGCTGTTCCTGTGATTGTTGGCATGTTGTTTCAACAAGTATTAGCAGCATGTACGGGCAATATTCTGGGCAAATTTTCGTTGGATCCAAGGAAAGAAGAAGTGAATGTGCCCTCCTAG
- a CDS encoding S8 family peptidase, whose protein sequence is MKFKALATLSLAMSLTILPNVGDVSAESEVKVPEKSKEVNVQVDKGNYVKGEVIVKFKDKGKNAKKALNGLNAEVAAEKDPVDSNFKVLEVGNVEAAVKALNKNPNVEYAEPNYNFSATWTPNDYYYSSVQYGPQNTYTPSAWDYARGSSSQEIAVIDSGVDYTHPDLDGKTIRGYDFVDNDYYPMDENGHGTHVAGTAAAETNNSIGVAGMAPNTSILAVRALNASGSGSLADIADAIRYSADSGAEVINLSLGCNCDTQTLENAVNYAWNSGSVVVAAAGNSGVSTTFEPASYANVIAVGAVDSSDNIASFSNYGTWVDVTAPGVQIASTVPNNGYAYKSGTSMASPHVAGLAGLLAGQGRNNVQIRAAIENTADPISGTGYYFEHGRINSFDAVRY, encoded by the coding sequence ATGAAGTTCAAAGCTTTAGCAACATTGTCGCTCGCCATGTCGTTGACCATTTTGCCGAATGTTGGAGATGTTTCTGCAGAAAGTGAGGTTAAGGTTCCAGAAAAGTCGAAAGAGGTAAACGTTCAGGTTGATAAAGGCAATTACGTCAAAGGTGAAGTCATCGTAAAATTCAAGGATAAGGGTAAGAATGCTAAAAAAGCACTTAATGGCCTAAATGCAGAGGTTGCCGCTGAAAAGGATCCAGTAGATTCGAACTTTAAGGTGTTAGAAGTTGGGAATGTTGAGGCAGCCGTGAAGGCCCTTAATAAAAACCCTAATGTAGAATATGCCGAGCCTAACTACAATTTCAGTGCGACTTGGACACCAAATGACTATTACTATAGCAGTGTACAATATGGACCGCAAAATACTTATACTCCTTCAGCATGGGACTATGCAAGAGGGAGCAGCAGTCAAGAGATTGCCGTGATTGATTCTGGTGTTGATTATACACATCCTGATTTAGATGGAAAAACAATTCGGGGCTATGATTTCGTAGATAATGATTATTATCCAATGGATGAAAACGGTCATGGTACGCACGTGGCAGGTACGGCTGCTGCAGAAACGAATAATTCAATCGGGGTTGCTGGTATGGCTCCAAATACTAGCATTCTAGCCGTTCGTGCTCTAAATGCAAGTGGAAGTGGCTCCCTTGCAGATATCGCAGATGCTATTCGTTATTCTGCGGATTCAGGGGCTGAGGTTATCAATCTATCATTAGGATGTAACTGTGATACGCAAACTCTTGAGAATGCCGTAAATTATGCCTGGAACAGTGGATCTGTCGTAGTTGCAGCTGCGGGTAATAGTGGAGTCTCCACAACGTTTGAACCAGCTTCTTATGCCAATGTAATTGCAGTAGGTGCTGTAGACAGCAGTGATAATATAGCTTCGTTTTCTAACTACGGTACATGGGTAGACGTGACGGCCCCGGGAGTACAGATTGCATCAACTGTGCCAAACAATGGATACGCTTACAAATCTGGAACTTCTATGGCTTCACCGCATGTAGCAGGACTTGCAGGACTGTTAGCGGGTCAGGGCAGAAACAACGTTCAGATTCGAGCGGCCATTGAGAATACAGCTGATCCAATTAGCGGAACAGGGTATTACTTTGAACATGGACGCATTAACTCCTTTGATGCTGTAAGATATTAA
- a CDS encoding MBL fold metallo-hydrolase, protein MEKRAPIDLGNRIHLIDGFDLGIPGRTGTYVIEEENLTLVETGPSPSVPRILEGLKELGQEPAHVKYIILTHIHLDHAGGAGLLLNECPEAKVIVHSRGKRHLADPTKLIAGARAVYGDQFDQLFDPILPIPEERLLIKEDGDTLTIGRDCSLKFLDTPGHAKHHLGIYDPVSNGVFTGDTVGIRYHQTDDRGLTFYLPSTSPNQFNPEAMQQSIDRIKGMNIDRIYFGHFGESRDPAKVFKQVSEWIPVFVEAAEKSYANGEGAAGTQLRLLEKVSGYLSEHGIPDDHPVYEILKLDFEVCAMGLMDYLDKAK, encoded by the coding sequence TTGGAAAAAAGAGCACCGATTGACCTTGGTAACCGTATTCACTTGATTGATGGCTTTGATCTTGGCATACCAGGCCGCACAGGTACATATGTGATAGAGGAAGAAAACTTAACATTGGTGGAAACAGGGCCGAGCCCATCTGTTCCCCGTATTCTGGAAGGGCTGAAGGAATTAGGACAAGAGCCGGCTCATGTGAAATACATTATTTTGACCCATATCCATCTTGATCACGCAGGTGGTGCGGGTCTTCTATTGAATGAGTGCCCTGAAGCTAAGGTGATTGTCCATAGTCGGGGCAAGCGTCATCTTGCAGATCCAACAAAATTGATTGCGGGTGCCCGTGCTGTTTATGGAGACCAATTCGACCAATTGTTCGATCCTATTTTACCGATACCTGAAGAACGACTACTAATAAAAGAGGATGGAGATACCCTAACCATAGGGAGGGACTGCAGCCTTAAATTTCTTGATACACCTGGACATGCAAAGCATCATTTAGGGATTTATGATCCAGTCAGTAATGGGGTTTTTACAGGGGATACAGTAGGAATTCGCTACCATCAAACGGATGATCGTGGATTAACTTTCTATTTGCCCTCGACTTCGCCTAACCAGTTCAATCCTGAAGCGATGCAGCAATCAATCGATCGAATCAAAGGAATGAACATTGACCGAATTTATTTCGGTCATTTCGGGGAGTCTAGAGATCCAGCCAAGGTGTTTAAACAAGTGTCTGAATGGATTCCTGTCTTTGTAGAGGCCGCAGAAAAATCGTATGCGAATGGTGAGGGTGCAGCAGGTACTCAACTTCGGCTCCTTGAAAAAGTTTCCGGCTATTTAAGCGAACACGGAATACCCGATGATCATCCTGTTTATGAAATATTGAAACTTGATTTTGAAGTATGTGCAATGGGGTTGATGGATTACTTGGACAAAGCCAAATAA
- a CDS encoding putative holin-like toxin — MPISMYEVLMVLFSFGTFLIALLALIIKMINKK; from the coding sequence ATGCCTATTAGCATGTATGAAGTTCTGATGGTTTTATTTTCATTCGGGACGTTTTTGATTGCATTGCTCGCGTTGATCATAAAAATGATCAATAAAAAATAG
- the motB gene encoding flagellar motor protein MotB translates to MRKKKRREENHTDESWLLPYADMLTLLLALFIVLFASSEIDAQKFKEFSEVFRNEFSGGEGPMEHEESPIEPLSISSDEEEKEEEPKVKTQTEENKLLPLKSLQKEIEGYIEENKLIGELTTSLSEKGLLVVILDNVFFDSGSAEVKRDGIGIAKDMSEILNTKEPHEIIISGHTDNRPIRNSDFQSNWELSVMRAVNFMSLLLNNEKLDPRLFSAKGYGEHSPVAPNDTPQNRAKNRRVEVLILPNFVQ, encoded by the coding sequence ATGAGAAAGAAGAAACGGCGTGAGGAAAATCACACCGATGAGTCCTGGCTTTTACCCTATGCTGACATGTTAACACTGCTTTTAGCATTGTTTATTGTTCTTTTTGCCTCAAGTGAAATTGATGCACAAAAGTTCAAAGAGTTTTCTGAGGTTTTCCGAAATGAATTCAGTGGTGGGGAAGGACCCATGGAACATGAGGAGAGCCCAATAGAACCATTAAGTATAAGCAGTGATGAGGAAGAAAAGGAAGAAGAACCAAAAGTTAAAACTCAGACAGAAGAGAACAAACTGTTACCTTTAAAATCTTTACAGAAGGAAATTGAAGGTTATATCGAAGAAAATAAGCTAATCGGTGAGCTCACAACGAGTTTATCAGAAAAGGGATTGTTAGTCGTTATTTTAGATAACGTGTTCTTTGACTCAGGCAGTGCAGAAGTTAAAAGAGACGGTATCGGCATTGCTAAAGATATGTCAGAGATTCTTAATACAAAGGAACCGCATGAAATCATCATTAGCGGCCACACGGACAACCGCCCAATTCGTAACAGTGATTTTCAATCCAACTGGGAGTTGAGCGTAATGCGAGCCGTAAACTTTATGAGTTTACTGTTAAATAATGAAAAGCTCGACCCCCGGCTCTTTAGTGCCAAAGGTTATGGTGAGCACAGCCCTGTAGCGCCAAACGATACCCCGCAAAATAGGGCAAAAAACAGACGGGTTGAAGTGTTAATTCTCCCTAATTTCGTGCAGTGA
- the motA gene encoding flagellar motor stator protein MotA gives MDKSTIIGIILSIIAVSAGMVLKGVSLVAIINPAALLIIFLGTAATVFIAFPMSTIKRIPALMKILFKETKGHDFHYLITLFTELADFTRKEGLLALEQRIDELDDPFLRSGLQLTIDGQTPEFIRDVLVEKVDAMEHRHQKGAAIFTQAGTYAPTLGVLGAVIGLIAALGNMDDTEALGHAISAAFVATLLGIFSGYVLWHPFANKLKEKSKNEVQYKYVIIEGVLSITEGESPLVVKDKLSVYLSPSDLAKLHSEADKEETNEKEETA, from the coding sequence ATGGATAAATCAACAATAATTGGAATCATTTTAAGCATAATTGCAGTATCGGCAGGAATGGTATTAAAAGGCGTCAGCTTAGTTGCGATCATCAACCCGGCTGCATTACTCATTATCTTTCTTGGCACAGCAGCAACTGTATTCATCGCCTTTCCCATGAGTACAATTAAACGTATCCCTGCCCTTATGAAGATTCTGTTTAAGGAAACGAAGGGACATGATTTTCATTATTTAATTACCCTTTTTACAGAACTAGCAGACTTTACCCGTAAAGAAGGATTGCTTGCATTAGAACAAAGGATCGATGAACTGGATGACCCGTTTTTAAGATCAGGATTGCAATTAACGATCGATGGTCAGACACCCGAATTTATCCGGGATGTTTTAGTAGAAAAAGTGGACGCCATGGAACACAGGCACCAAAAAGGGGCAGCTATTTTCACACAAGCCGGCACCTATGCCCCTACACTTGGAGTACTCGGGGCAGTAATCGGTCTTATTGCGGCACTAGGGAATATGGATGATACCGAAGCTCTTGGCCATGCAATTTCAGCAGCTTTTGTTGCTACGCTTTTAGGAATTTTCTCAGGATATGTGTTATGGCATCCTTTCGCAAACAAGCTGAAGGAAAAGTCAAAAAATGAAGTACAGTATAAATATGTGATCATCGAGGGTGTCCTTTCGATTACAGAAGGAGAATCACCGCTTGTGGTTAAAGATAAATTAAGTGTCTATTTATCACCCTCTGACCTTGCTAAACTACATTCGGAGGCAGACAAGGAGGAAACCAATGAGAAAGAAGAAACGGCGTGA